One window from the genome of Lutra lutra chromosome X, mLutLut1.2, whole genome shotgun sequence encodes:
- the NEXMIF gene encoding neurite extension and migration factor, with the protein MDNQQDKAVVASANGENTLINGVKENDSEDQDVTIKSLAALEATAPIQPIPVVQKETLMYPRGLLPLPSKKPCMQNPPSPLGLIEAPEHAANSASVNAISLTSGVAKSLHTWSLPNECEKAPFAIMEPAGMSALNGDCLMQPSRTCLGCFMESKDAVDSEPGISLKVSDLNKDYETCAVSDIGIQCINAGENMKYGEQLLSDQLLGFPLHKSRSGEKREAEKSDIDLEDPAQKSYYEALLLDKCNTEEALLANSNQDWGYFETFISESKIELLDLCSKNELSVNLFSEEDVDNYMFDDDESTLGSDVCSLKIRYESFQDNVRDKTTLLMQEDAQFNFFPSVFTTCPKRESKSGVLKQNSDLSQFKVPDVNIIWGEEDKNLDKKKGKEEGQEDKGIEKRDEKDHGEKSALNKPCSGTEVGQFKNPKHGHLANSLEASGNFSDDSSFIEVSYDAMGEIKDCSRYMARDTNSGSTSSQQNYGLRAKRKVRYSEDYLYDVDSLEGEKVNERKEWLPGGSKEEDDDEWCPKKRRKVTRKEPPVIIKYIIINRFKGEKNMLVKLGRVDSSETTVNLSENQLNKYAKLAPLKGFWQKKKKQRNSNTDSNKIPLCQKQNFETGSFEVSFLPPARKRKSKLGSRHRIQRIPSVETSASGKQISFCSDQRQGSTRKEDGGLKGTVKSAPLAVPSCASGSHLNDVTGPDSVKVKAQDAGFKAPERKVLNKIKFKSEARLKSKKIKAGQENKPIVQISPLLEDQPSTADLKNEDIPGTSNSSHLSEFHEAKVVKNSTFLPTTCSSEMPLSSANVATNIPVIPGGYLQTLLDASDLSNNTGMSYFAHHSPERNEGSLTQTEKSFVPLQPAQDCVLSSPSESELQQSSQNFKIESSNYGNMWPNKPTSGPQEFVAEVSREIAPTQSNEFGVSQVVSMENNLTATTYNRICLNSGGSNCNKVLYATAQDTQLPSDDSYQLCHFNNGEICFPFQQGPANIDDGRLFSFDSMAPLSVNSSNYCSLSLKSCEKDGDDDITDDFLAHCSPKLVIQQSIDEITPLKESTDLLDISNFTPDKFRHSSLSEMSPPDTPSLSPQITRCESIKTLGTLKGFQEGVPGPLSSMEKIKWDCSTLSRQVQADDGFTLNNHQFQFHMFNDEDSVSLLQKTPCLSTLNDPSGQISTNNKVSKSRKKSSPNKSGAMNQSSSQKNTRKKSLKANNKGIEKPPGKTSRQTPKSTKKGKYMAAINGEKMQIGIGRGGGQINNISSTGKTLAECIQHGSPVASMKMPSQKGLSGDWTLGKESSPVWSDLNMGTNTNNLLDDDQREFQEPSYILSNIASGMADVQRFMMASIEPLWEPMEHHGNPNIFYSPESNSLKLKTLKILAGTPQESKKKVNSGSPGATKNHRSIKGVSKSNGKAAIGDPGRANMHGYEDSCSAFFDKKYNNPSTLGNNGPTHKKLYRHKSSSKALRDEKCKGKCMEREQVHKDEAGTASFEKLRDSDYNLLKAETAFWVLPVFEEETHIFQKDI; encoded by the exons ATGGATAACCAACAAGATAAGGCTGTTGTTGCCTCAGCCAATGGAGAAAACACTCTGATTAATGGGGTCAAAGAAAATG ATTCAGAGGACCAGGATGTGACAATAAAGTCACTGGCAGCTCTAGAAGCAACTGCACCAATTCAGCCTATACCAGTGGTTCAAAAAGAGACCCTGATGTATCCCAGGggtctcctgcctctgccttctaAGAAACCTTGTATGCAGAACCCTCCATCTCCTTTGGGGCTAATTGAAGCACCTGAGCATGCTGCTAATAGTGCTTCTGTGAATGCCATTTCCCTTACATCTGGTGTTGCAAAAAGCCTGCATACATGGTCACTGCCCAATGAGTGTGAGAAAGCTCCATTTGCCATAATGGAGCCTGCAGGCATGTCAGCTCTGAATGGGGACTGCCTCATGCAGCCAAGCCGGACTTGTTTGGGCTGCTTCATGGAATCCAAGGATGCAGTAGATTCTGAGCCTGGGATCAGTCTGAAAGTTAGTGATCTAAATAAGGATTATGAAACCTGTGCAGTTTCTGATATAGGGATTCAGTGTATTAATGCtggagaaaacatgaaatatgGAGAGCAACTGCTCTCAGACCAGCTCCTAGGCTTTCCTCTGCACAAATCAAGGTCAGGAGAAAAACGGGAAGCTGAGAAGTCTGACATCGACTTGGAGGATCCAGCTCAGAAAAGTTATTATGAGGCATTACTGTTAGACAAGTGTAATACGGAAGAGGCTTTGCTGGCAAATTCCAATCAAGATTGGGGTTACTTTGAGACTTTCATTAGTGAGAGTAAGATTGAACTACTTGACCTCTGTTCCAAAAATGAGCTGTCTGTCAACTTATTCTCTGAAGAAGATGTGGATAACTACATGTTCGATGATGATGAGTCAACGCTGGGCAGTGATGTCTGTTCCTTGAAAATTCGATATGAGTCCTTCCAAGACAATGTTAGAGACAAGACCACCCTTCTAATGCAGGAGGATGCCCAATTCAACTTTTTCCCCAGTGTCTTTACTACCTGCCCCAAGCGAGAGTCTAAGAGTGGGGTCCTGAAGCAGAACAGTGATCTTTCCCAGTTCAAGGTCCCTGATGTGAATATCATCTGGGGGGAGGAGGATAAAAATTTGGAcaagaagaaaggcaaagaagaGGGACAGGAAGACAAGGGTATAGAGAAAAGGGATGAAAAGGATCATGGAGAAAAATCCGCCTTAAATAAACCATGCAGTGGGACTGAAGTAGGGCAATTTAAGAATCCAAAGCATGGCCATCTTGCCAATTCCTTGGAGGCATCAGGGAATTTCAGTGATGACAGTTCCTTCATTGAGGTCTCTTATGATGCCATGGGGGAGATCAAGGACTGTAGCCGCTATATGGCTCGGGACACTAATTCTGGCAGCACCTCCTCCCAGCAGAACTATGGGCTGCGAGCCAAGAGAAAAGTCAGGTACAGTGAAGATTATCTATATGATGTTGACTCACTAGAAGGTGAAAAAGTAAATGAGAGGAAGGAATGGCTGCCAGGTGGTTCCAAAGAGGAAGATGATGATGAATGGTGtcccaaaaagagaagaaaagtaaccCGTAAGGAGCCTCCTGttattatcaaatatatcatcATCAATCGCTTTAAAGGTGAGAAAAATATGCTGGTGAAGTTGGGTAGGGTAGATTCCAGTGAGACAACAGTTAATTTAAGTGAGAATCAGCTCAATAAATATGCCAAGCTGGCCCCCTTGAAGGGCTTctggcagaagaagaaaaaacaaagaaacagcaaCACCGACTCCAACAAGATACCCTTAtgccaaaaacaaaactttgaaacAGGTAGCTTTGAGGTGTCATTCCTGCCACCTGCTCGCAAACGAAAATCTAAACTTGGCAGTAGACACAGGATTCAAAGAATCCCATCTGTGGAAACTTCAGCAAGTGGTAAGCAGATTTCATTTTGTAGTGATCAGAGACAAGGTAGTACTCGTAAAGAAGATGGAGGCCTGAAAGGTACAGTGAAGTCAGCACCTTTAGCTGTCCCCAGCTGCGCAAGTGGATCACATTTAAATGATGTGACAGGCCCTGACTCAGTGAAAGTCAAAGCCCAAGATGCAGGATTTAAGGCACCAGAGAGGAAAGTGCTcaacaaaatcaaatttaaaagtgAAGCCAGGTTAAAATccaagaaaatcaaagctgggcAAGAAAACAAGCCAATTGTTCAAATCAGCCCTCTTTTGGAAGATCAACCCTCTACGGCTGATTTAAAGAATGAAGATATTCCTGGGACCTCAAACAGTTCTCATCTATCTGAATTTCATGAGGCAAAGGTTGTTAAGAATTCTACTTTCTTACCAACCACCTGCTCTTCTGAAATGCCTTTATCATCTGCTAATGTTGCCACCAATATACCTGTTATCCCTGGAGGGTATCTGCAGACGTTGTTAGATGCTTCTGATTTGTCAAATAATACTGGTATGTCATACTTTGCTCACCATTCTCCAGAGCGAAATGAAGGCAGCCTCACTcaaacagaaaaatcttttgTGCCTCTCCAGCCTGCCCAGGACTGTGTGCTTTCCTCACCCTCTGAGTCTGAGCTGCAGCAATCATCCCAAAACTTCAAAATAGAATCAAGCAACTATGGAAATATGTGGCCCAACAAGCCTACTTCTGGCCCCCAGGAATTCGTGGCTGAAGTCTCAAGGGAGATAGCTCCAACCCAATCTAATGAATTTGGAGTCTCCCAAGTAGTCTCCATGGAAAATAACCTCACAGCTACAACATACAATCGAATCTGCCTCAATAGTGGTGGCAGTAATTGCAACAAGGTCCTGTATGCCACTGCGCAAGACACCCAACTCCCATCTGATGACTCTTATCAATTATGTCACTTTAATAACGGAGAGATATGCTTTCCTTTCCAGCAGGGCCCAGCCAATATAGATGATGGCCGGCTCTTTAGCTTTGATTCAATGGCCCCACTCTCTGTCAACTCAAGCAATTATTGCTCCTTAAGCTTGAAATCCTGTGAAaaagatggtgatgatgatattACTGATGACTTCCTGGCCCACTGCAGCCCCAAGCTAGTGATCCAGCAGAGCATTGATGAGATAACACCATTAAAGGAATCCACTGACCTCCTGGATATCTCCAACTTCACTCCTGACAAATTCCGCCACTCATCTCTCTCagagatgtctccacctgacacccccagtctttcacCTCAAATTACCAGATGTGAGAGTATCAAGACACTAGGAACACTAAAGGGGTTCCAAGAGGGTGTCCCAGGACCATTGAGCAGTATGGAGAAAATCAAGTGGGACTGCAGTACCCTTTCACGGCAGGTCCAAGCGGATGATGGATTTACTTTAAATAACCATCAGTTTCAGTTCCATATGTTCAATGATGAGGATTCCGTCAGCTTGCTCCAAAAAACTCCTTGCCTATCAACACTTAATGATCCATCTGGTCAAATAAGTACTAACAACAAAGTgtcaaaatcaagaaagaaaagttcaCCCAACAAGAGTGGGGCTATGAACCAGAGCTCTTCTCAGAAAAACACCAGGAAAAAATCTCTCAAAGCCAACAACAAAGGGATTGAAAAGCCACCCGGCAAAACCTCCCGCCAGACCCCTAAGTcaacaaagaaagggaaatatatGGCTGCAATCAATggagagaaaatgcaaattgGCATTGGCCGTGGGGGAGGCCAAATCAACAACATATCTTCCACAGGGAAGACATTGGCTGAATGTATCCAACATGGTAGCCCTGTGGCCTCCATGAAGATGCCAAGTCAAAAGGGACTTTCTGGAGATTGGACTTTGGGGAAAGAGAGTAGCCCTGTCTGGAGTGACCTGAACATGGGAACCAACACCAATAACCTCCTTGATGATGATCAACGGGAATTTCAGGAGCCTTCCTATATCTTGTCCAACATTGCCTCTGGTATGGCAGATGTACAGAGATTCATGATGGCCTCCATAGAGCCCCTTTGGGAACCCATGGAACACCATGGAAACCCCAACATATTTTACTCCCCAGAGTCTAATAGCCTAAaattaaaaaccctcaaaatattGGCTGGGACACCACAGGAATCTAAGAAAAAGGTCAACAGTGGGTCCCCAGGAGCCACTAAGAATCACAGGTCCATCAAGGGTGTGAGTAAAAGCAATGGGAAAGCAGCGATAGGTGATCCTGGTCGTGCAAACATGCATGGTTATGAGGACTCTTGCTCTGCCTTCTTTGATAAAAAGTATAATAACCCAAGCACTTTAGGCAATAATGGACCAACACACAAAAAGTTATATCGTCACAAATCCAGCTCCAAGGCCCTGAGAGATGAGAAGTGTAAGGGAAAGTGCATGGAGCGAGAACAGGTCCACAAGGATGAGGCTGGGACAGCTTCTTTTGAAAAACTGAG GGATTCCGACTACAATCTCCTAAAAGCAGAAACAGCATTTTGGGTTTTACCTGTGTTTGAAGAAGAAACTCACATTTTCCAGAAAGACATTtga